The region GAAGCGTGTTACTCCATGTCCTGCATTTTATATTTCTTGATGACATGCAGTGTTGGTGACCCACTCTTTTATAAAATAGAGTGACCAATCACCGTAATTGCGGCCTCTCCAATTATCAAATTCATTGTTACTTTCAGTAGCTATTGACCTTCATTAGAGGAGACCTCAAGCTGACAGGGACAACAATGCAGAAGCGTGTTACTCCATGTCCTGCATTATttatttcttgatgacacgcagtgtTGCTGACCCACCATTTTCTTAAATAGAGTGATCAACCACCCCAACCGCGTTGACTAATAGTCCAATCCATTAATACTTTCATAGTTTCATTAGCTCCTGGCCGTCATTAGAGGAGACCTCGAGCCTGCTCTGTCTCAAGGAGAGCCGAACCAGAGCCATGGCAGAATCTGCAGTTTCTGCTGTGGTGGGAAGAATTGGTAACCTGGTCGTCAGGGAGTCATCGCTACTTTGTTCAGTCACCGGTGAAGTGGAGTTCTTGAAGGAGGAGCTAGAGAGGCTGCAGGGTTTTCTGGAAGACGCCGACAACAAGATGAGGTCTGGCACCGCGAGCATGGCTGTCTGCGTCAGGCAGCTCAGAGATGCATCATATGAAACGGAGAACATTATTGAAGCTGCAGAGTACGTGAAGTTGCGAAGCAGGCTGAAGAAGGGTTTTATGGGTGCCATCTCAAGGTATGCTCGTTTGCCAAGAAAGTTTGTTGCCCTTCATAAGGTTGATGTTCAAATTCGTCGTGTAAGGCGTAAAATCAGTGCAATTGAGAATAGCATGTTTAATTTAAATATTGCCAACCTCAGCATCGATGCGTCAGAGGATATTGAGGATAATGCGCTTATCCCGCAGAATTTTGTAGATGATGTTGTTGTTGGTTTTGAGGATGAGTGCAAAGAAATAGTGGAAAAGCTAGTTGACCAAAAGAATGAAAAACTTAGTGCTGTCTCATTGGTAGCCATGGGTGGAGCAGGAAAGACTACACTCGCTAGAAAAGCGTACAATTCACCTTGAGTTAAAGAATACTTTAATGAATTTGCTTGGGTGACTGTATCCCAAAAGTTCAAGGGCATTGATCTACTAAATGATATTCTGAAACAAATAACGGGGGCCAGTTATGAATCAAGCAAGGCAACTGATCAAATCCAGGAGAATGAGATCGGAAAGAAGATCCATGACTTTCTATTACAAAGAAGATACTTGTTGATGATGTGTGGGAGGCAGACACTTGGGAGCAAATAAATAGAGCAGCTAAAGTCTTTCCAGATACAAATAATGGCAGTAGAGTACTGTTAACCACACGGAAAAAAGATGTTGCGCATCATATTCAAATGCCAACTTATGTTTGTGATCCAAAGCTCATGGATGAAGAGAAATCTTGGGAGCTTTTTAAAAGCAAAGCTTTACCATCATACAGAACGTACATGATTTGTAATCCTGACAAGTTTGAAGAAATAGGGAGAAAACTTGCAAGGAAGTGTGCTGGCCTGCCACTTGCACTTGCAGTTCTTGGGGGGTATCTATCGAAGAATCTAAATCTAGATGCATGGTCAGATTTGCTTTTGGATTGGACATCCATAGAAGAAGTAGAGGTGGTGGGACACATACTAGCTCGGAGTTATAATGGCTTGTCAAATAAGTGGCGCAAGTCATGTTTCCTCTATGTTGCTTCTTTCCCGGAGGATTATGATATAACTGTGGCAGATCTGACTGAAGTCTGGATAGCTGAATGCTTCATTCCACATACAGCAAGGCATACAATGGAAGAAACGGCACAGAGATATGTTACCGATTTGGCTCAAAGAAACTTGGTGCAATTTGACTTTGCAATGGCATCTGGTTATATGGCAATCCAAACAATAAGGATTCATAATGTTCTACGTGATTGGTGCATagaagaagcaagaagagatgGTTTTCTCCATATCATTGACAAAACTACAGGTCGGGCTGCCTTTTCTCCTCCATTTTTTGAGATGTTCCTTCCCTCTACATATTTACTTATTTTTTGACAATCTCAATATTTGGCCTTTTGCTTAACCATGTATGCCACTCAAACAATTGTAGGCCAAGCTGGTGCATCATCTTCTGATACCATGACGTCCTATCGTTCTTGTTTTCATAATTTCTATGATGATCGGATTCTCCAGTCAACACCTAATCTCCGAACATGGATTGGTTTTGGACTTTCAGAAGTGTTCCTTCCGAAGCTAAGGTTCCTGAAAGTTCTTTACATAGAAAATTCAAGCCTCAagaattaccgaaaaaggctttcgccccgctttataaataaagcaaaccgtcaCAAGACATACAACCACAGCAGGTCCACAGACACACACCACCCAAGTACCACAACAAAGTAcagaggttctgctgagggcacagctcaacaagcccagaagaaagagaaaaaacacaGCCTGCCCAGCGCAGGTGATCTAGTTaggctccggcggaggcggcgggggcggcggcgacaggcggacGGCCATCGAGCGGAGATCGGCTATGAAGGCTGAGATGGCGTCCCGATCCGGGGggaggctaagcggccgccaaagctgcaagaaacccgagAATTTGTAGAGAGCATCAGTAGCGCGACGAAGAGGAGTACGCtggatcacaagcttattgcgaacggtccaaagcgtccaggcaaggaccccaacctccagccacctaatgtggcgagaggaCGTAGGGGACAATTGGAGTTCAGCAAATAAGTCCGGGAAATTGGTGTGGCACCAACTCCCACCGACAATCTCACGAAAGAAGCTCCAGAGGAACCGGGCGGAGACGCAGGCGAAGAAGATGTGGTTGGAGTCTTCAGGAACATCACAGAGGGGGCAGATACCAGTGCCCGGGCCATTACGCTTGCGGACCTCCACACCGGACGGGACCCGTCCACGGATCCactgtcacatgaagatgtgaatctTCAGGGGGACGCGGACGGACCACACCATCGATAGGGGGAGGGGAGCGGAGGAGGGGGCAATGGCCAAGTATAGCGATTTGGTAGAGAACTGGCCCGACGGCTCCAGGTGCCAGCGCACAAGGTCCTGATCCCCATCCACCAACGGCTCATGCAGAGCAACGCAGTCAAGCAactcacgccaggcggcggattccgCCGGCCCAAAGGGCCGACGGAAAGCAAGGCGCCCAAAGTCAAGAAGGGCCCTATCAACAGAAATCATAGGGTCGACGGAGATAGAGAAGAGGGCGGGGAAGCGGGCCGCAAAGGGAGAGTCGCTGGCCCAGCGATCAAACCAGAAAAGCGTCGAGAGGCCGGACCCCACCGAGATAGAGGTACCAATGCGGAGCACCGGTAGAAGTTGGACGAGAGACTGCCAGAACTGAGATCCGCCCGGTTTCTGGCAGAAGGCAAGGGGTTGACCACGCAGGTACTTATTCCGGATAATGTCCAGCCAGAGGCCACCATGAGCCTGCGCGATACGCCACAACCACCAGGATAGAAGGGCAATATTCATCCGTTTAGAGCACATGATGCCCAATCCACCCTGCTCCCTGGGCTTGCAGATGTCAGGCCAGCTGACCATGTGATACTTCTGCTTGCCATGCTCGCCAGCCCGGTAGAAGCGGGACTGAATTTTGGCGATCTCCTTATGGAGAGATTCATGGAGGCTGTAgaaactcataagaaacaagaggaggctggagagggatGAGTTGATAAGGATAGTCCGGGCCGCCTTATAAAGCCACCTCCCCTGCCAGGGCTCACATCTGGACCGGAGCTTGGTCACGGAGGGCCGCAGGTCTGCGACAGAGAGACGCGAGTCACTAATGGGCGTCCCAAGGTAAGTAGTGGGGAAAGAGCCCAGGCGGCAATTAAGTCTATTGGCGATGGCCACAGACTCAGAAGGGGAATATCCCATCACCATAACATCACTCTTAtcaaagttgatcttgaggcccgacatctgttggaagcaaagtaggaggaacttgaggttggtGATGTCCAtctccgagccttcgaccatgatgatcgtgtcatcagcatattggaggATGGAGATCCCCGAGCCCCCAGAGAGGTGGGGGGTAATCCCTCGGATGTGGCCAGCGGCTTTTGCCTTATCCAGAATGGAGGCCAAAGCATCCACGACCATATTGAAGAGGAACGGGGAGAACGGGCCGCCTTGGCGCACCCCACATAGGGTAGGGAAGAAGGGGCCGATCTCGCCGTTGATATTGACCGCCGTGCGACCGCAAGAGACCATTTGCATGACTCTCGTGATCCACCGGTCGTCAAAGCCCTTCCGAAGAAGGACTTCCCTAAGGAAGGGCCAGCTAACCGTATCATAGGCTTTATGGAAATCGATCTTTAGAAAGACCGCCTTCAGGCGCTTGGCCCGGACCTCATGAAGCACGAGGATACCATCCAGGATGTATCAACCCTTCATGAAGGCCGATTGGTTAGGGTGGGTAATCCGATCTgcaagcagggtcaccctattggcgtaccccttgGCCAGGATCTGGAAGATCACGTTAATGACCGTGATCGGGCGGAACTGGCGGATGTCAGTCGCCCCAGGGACCTTGGGGATGAGGGAGATGGTCCCGAAGTTGAGGCGACCCAGGTCAATAGATCCCACAAAGAATTCATCAAAGATGGCCATGACCTCTAGtttaatcacgttccagaaggtctggaagaaAATGACCGAAAGACCGTCCGGGCCCGGCGCAGAGGAGGAGTTCATACCCTTGATGGCCTCCCAGACCTCCTGCTCAGAGAAGGGAGCCGTCAGGGACGCGTTCTCTGCGTCAGAGACTAGTTGGGCACCGGCCCAACAATCAGGGGCGAGAGAGATGCCGCTCCTAGGAGCGGGAGAGAAGAGGGATCGATAGAAACCGTCGACATGGCAGCGGATGTCACGAGGATCCTGAAGGAGAGTTTCCCCTTCCCACAGGCAGGGAATGGTGTTGCGTCTACGGCGACCGTTGGCAATCGCCTGGAAGTAAGCTGTATTCGCGTCACCCTTCAGGAC is a window of Triticum dicoccoides isolate Atlit2015 ecotype Zavitan chromosome 2B, WEW_v2.0, whole genome shotgun sequence DNA encoding:
- the LOC119361311 gene encoding probable disease resistance protein At1g58390; translation: MPTYVCDPKLMDEEKSWELFKSKALPSYRTYMICNPDKFEEIGRKLARKCAGLPLALAVLGGYLSKNLNLDAWSDLLLDWTSIEEVEVVGHILARSYNGLSNKWRKSCFLYVASFPEDYDITVADLTEVWIAECFIPHTARHTMEETAQRYVTDLAQRNLVQFDFAMASGYMAIQTIRIHNVLRDWCIEEARRDGFLHIIDKTTGQAGASSSDTMTSYRSCFHNFYDDRILQSTPNLRTWIGFGLSEVFLPKLRFLKVLYIENSSSGGGGGGGGDRRTAIERRSAMKAEMASRSGGRLSGRQSCKKPENL